Proteins found in one Zea mays cultivar B73 chromosome 1, Zm-B73-REFERENCE-NAM-5.0, whole genome shotgun sequence genomic segment:
- the LOC103639728 gene encoding uncharacterized protein isoform X1: MKQRGDDGADGAAAFAGCLDCRSSDHCFLREATPPPPPTVTTLLPPSVSNSFDHRFSELFVFWNQGAHLHELDLLATRPYSCVQPNIICGFRERTLHEVIHSIIWKKCHCHHPDETFHYLSTPTKLLSRPKQSFSKLTG, translated from the exons ATGAAGCAGCGAGGCGACGACGGTGCCGACGGCGCAGCTGCTTTCGCCGGCTGCCTGGATTGCAGGTCCTCCGACCATTGCTTTTTGCG GGAGgcaacgccgccgccgccgccgacagtGACGACGCTGCTGCCGCCTTCGGTTTCTAACTCCTTCGATCATCGCTTTTCTGAG TTGTTTGTGTTTTGGAATCAAGGTGCACATTTGCATGAATTGGATCTTTTAGCGACCAGACCATATAG TTGTGTACAACCAAATATCATTTGTGGATTTAGAGAAAGAACTCTTCATGAAGTCATTCATAGCATCATATGGAAGAAATGTCATTGCCATCACCCAGATGAAACATTCCACTATCTGTCAACTCCAACAAAACTATTGTCTAGACCAAAACAATCATTCTCCAAAT TAACAGGATAG
- the LOC103639728 gene encoding uncharacterized protein isoform X2 produces the protein MKQRGDDGADGAAAFAGCLDCRSSDHCFLREATPPPPPTVTTLLPPSVSNSFDHRFSELFVFWNQGAHLHELDLLATRPYSCVQPNIICGFRERTLHEVIHSIIWKKCHCHHPDETFHYLSTPTKLLSRPKQSFSK, from the exons ATGAAGCAGCGAGGCGACGACGGTGCCGACGGCGCAGCTGCTTTCGCCGGCTGCCTGGATTGCAGGTCCTCCGACCATTGCTTTTTGCG GGAGgcaacgccgccgccgccgccgacagtGACGACGCTGCTGCCGCCTTCGGTTTCTAACTCCTTCGATCATCGCTTTTCTGAG TTGTTTGTGTTTTGGAATCAAGGTGCACATTTGCATGAATTGGATCTTTTAGCGACCAGACCATATAG TTGTGTACAACCAAATATCATTTGTGGATTTAGAGAAAGAACTCTTCATGAAGTCATTCATAGCATCATATGGAAGAAATGTCATTGCCATCACCCAGATGAAACATTCCACTATCTGTCAACTCCAACAAAACTATTGTCTAGACCAAAACAATCATTCTCCAAAT GA